The following proteins are encoded in a genomic region of Arcobacter cloacae:
- the mnmG gene encoding tRNA uridine-5-carboxymethylaminomethyl(34) synthesis enzyme MnmG produces MNYDVIVVGGGHAGIEASLASARMGKKTLLITMLVEQIGAASCNPAIGGLAKGHLVRELDALGGEMGLCTDATGIQFRILNASKGAAVQGSRAQIDMDKYREYMRKVCHNTQNLEVYQDEVTELLVKNTNEVYGVKTKLTEEFTSKKVILTTGTFMRGLVHIGENKYDAGRAWELPSTTLSLQLKELGLNVGRLKTGTPARLDGNSIDFSSMDMHGGDVNPAPFSFRTNKLEFKPTQYPCYITYTNEKTHEIISSNFYRAPLFTGQIEGLGPRYCPSIEDKVNRFAERDRHQLFLEPQTAMCTEYYINGMSSSLPIDVQKQMIHSVAGLENAKIIRYGYAIEYDYVDPTELQHTLETKKVKNLYHAGQINATTGYEEAAAQGLMAGINACLAIDEKEPFILRRDEAYIGVLIDDLVTKGTNEPYRMFTSRAEYRLLLREENADLRLSSYGHDLGLIDDETIAKVENKRKTLSDAIEFMANEWITSKKENLELLESIGEEKINDKVLLVDLIGRNSIDAAKFDKLVPSYSSMDEYIKEQIIIEAKYYRYIQKQQKQIEKMKKMLKASIPDDFSYRGLPGLSNEVIEKLEKHRPPTLFNASLISGITPAALDIIHLNLNMFCKKR; encoded by the coding sequence ATGAATTATGATGTAATCGTTGTAGGTGGTGGGCATGCAGGAATTGAAGCCTCACTTGCAAGTGCTAGAATGGGTAAAAAGACCCTTTTAATAACAATGTTAGTTGAACAAATAGGAGCTGCTAGTTGTAACCCTGCAATTGGTGGATTAGCAAAAGGACATTTAGTTCGAGAACTTGATGCTCTTGGTGGAGAAATGGGACTTTGTACCGATGCAACTGGTATTCAATTTAGAATATTAAATGCTTCAAAAGGTGCAGCTGTTCAAGGTAGTCGTGCACAAATTGATATGGATAAATATAGAGAATATATGAGAAAAGTTTGTCATAATACTCAAAATCTTGAGGTTTATCAAGATGAAGTTACAGAACTTCTAGTAAAAAATACAAATGAAGTTTATGGAGTAAAAACAAAATTAACAGAAGAGTTTACTTCAAAAAAAGTTATCCTAACAACTGGTACATTTATGAGAGGCTTAGTTCATATTGGAGAAAATAAATATGATGCTGGACGAGCTTGGGAATTACCATCAACTACCCTATCTTTACAATTAAAAGAGTTAGGTTTAAATGTTGGAAGATTAAAAACAGGAACTCCTGCGAGACTTGATGGAAACTCTATTGATTTTTCATCAATGGATATGCACGGTGGAGATGTAAATCCTGCTCCTTTTTCATTTAGAACAAATAAATTAGAGTTTAAACCAACTCAATATCCTTGTTATATCACATACACAAATGAAAAAACCCATGAAATAATCTCATCAAACTTCTATAGAGCTCCTCTTTTCACAGGTCAAATAGAGGGTTTAGGTCCAAGATATTGTCCTAGTATTGAAGATAAAGTAAATAGATTCGCTGAACGAGATAGACATCAACTATTTTTAGAACCACAAACAGCAATGTGTACAGAATACTATATAAACGGTATGTCAAGTTCACTTCCTATTGATGTTCAAAAACAGATGATTCATTCAGTTGCTGGTTTAGAAAATGCAAAAATTATAAGATATGGATATGCAATAGAGTATGATTATGTAGACCCTACAGAATTACAACATACTTTAGAGACTAAAAAAGTAAAAAATCTTTATCATGCAGGACAAATAAATGCAACAACAGGATACGAAGAAGCTGCAGCGCAGGGATTAATGGCTGGAATAAATGCTTGTTTAGCCATTGATGAAAAAGAACCATTTATTTTAAGACGAGATGAAGCTTATATTGGAGTATTAATTGATGATTTAGTAACTAAAGGAACAAATGAACCATATAGAATGTTTACTTCTCGTGCTGAATATAGACTTTTATTAAGAGAAGAAAATGCTGATTTAAGACTTTCATCTTATGGTCATGACTTAGGATTAATTGATGATGAAACAATAGCAAAAGTAGAAAATAAAAGAAAAACACTAAGTGATGCGATTGAATTTATGGCAAATGAGTGGATTACTTCTAAAAAAGAGAATTTAGAACTTCTTGAATCAATTGGAGAAGAAAAAATCAATGATAAAGTATTACTAGTAGATTTAATAGGAAGAAATAGTATTGATGCTGCTAAATTTGATAAACTAGTACCAAGTTATTCTTCAATGGATGAGTACATAAAAGAACAAATAATTATTGAAGCAAAATACTACAGATATATTCAAAAACAACAAAAACAAATAGAAAAAATGAAAAAAATGTTAAAAGCATCTATTCCTGATGATTTTAGTTATAGAGGATTACCTGGATTATCAAATGAAGTTATTGAGAAACTAGAAAAACACAGACCACCCACACTTTTTAATGCAAGTTTAATATCTGGAATCACGCCAGCTGCTTTAGATATTATACATCTAAATCTAAATATGTTCTGTAAAAAACGATAA
- a CDS encoding thioredoxin family protein: MKASFRKVMFLFFSIISLFAISANATEGKVIGGSMHESPEWFKDSFLDIAEDIEEAKENNKHFMVFMDLEGCPYCSKMLKENFINENKTSEFIKKYFDVININVKGSREIAWDEETTLTEKELAEKLQIQYSPTILFFNYEKEVVVRVNGYRNPTDFKYILEYVQGKHYEKMTLTEYINKIERKELYTLKDNKMFTKTKDLSKINTALAVIFEDGSCTQCDYFHNRLLKEKSVVEEFSKFTIVRLDANSDEEIIDVEGNKTTAKQWALKINLDYRPGVLLYDNKKLISTVDALLFPFHFKELLRYVSGKYYEQYPNSYLDYLRVRQDELLKQGINIDLGE, translated from the coding sequence ATGAAAGCATCATTTAGAAAAGTTATGTTTTTATTTTTCAGTATCATTTCATTATTTGCAATATCAGCAAATGCTACTGAAGGTAAAGTTATAGGAGGTTCAATGCATGAATCACCTGAGTGGTTTAAAGATAGCTTTTTAGATATCGCTGAGGATATTGAAGAAGCAAAAGAAAACAACAAACATTTTATGGTTTTTATGGATTTAGAAGGTTGTCCATATTGTTCTAAAATGTTAAAAGAGAATTTTATAAATGAAAATAAAACAAGTGAATTTATAAAAAAATATTTTGATGTAATTAATATCAATGTTAAAGGTAGTAGAGAAATTGCTTGGGATGAAGAGACTACTTTAACAGAAAAAGAACTAGCTGAAAAATTACAAATTCAATATAGTCCTACAATTTTATTTTTTAATTATGAAAAAGAGGTTGTGGTAAGAGTTAACGGATATAGAAATCCAACTGATTTTAAATATATTTTAGAGTATGTTCAAGGTAAACATTATGAGAAAATGACTCTAACAGAATATATCAATAAAATAGAGAGAAAAGAGCTTTATACTTTAAAAGATAACAAAATGTTTACTAAAACAAAAGATTTATCGAAAATAAATACAGCATTAGCAGTAATTTTTGAAGATGGAAGTTGTACACAATGTGATTATTTTCATAATAGATTATTAAAAGAAAAATCAGTAGTTGAAGAGTTTTCTAAATTTACAATAGTGAGACTTGATGCGAATAGTGATGAAGAGATTATTGATGTTGAAGGTAACAAAACAACAGCAAAACAATGGGCTTTAAAAATCAATTTAGATTATAGACCAGGAGTTTTACTTTATGATAATAAAAAACTTATTTCTACAGTTGATGCATTGTTATTCCCTTTCCATTTTAAAGAATTATTAAGATATGTAAGTGGAAAATATTATGAACAATATCCAAATAGTTATTTAGATTATTTAAGAGTAAGACAAGATGAACTTTTAAAACAAGGTATAAATATAGATTTAGGTGAATAA